Proteins encoded within one genomic window of Meriones unguiculatus strain TT.TT164.6M chromosome 20, Bangor_MerUng_6.1, whole genome shotgun sequence:
- the LOC110563031 gene encoding UL16-binding protein 1-like, with protein MAWAAVSKCIRTLTPFFFLVPLCCSCASLTSLHYTLGTLPWHFNSRSEHPGPAHLDPHTVPLFRGRFHDVTLNKAEPGIDGASLCYSFTVGRSESGQWSSEVIGQLNRKTILLYSNNKCHVFGVWGNRPNLRNICETQVEALRDAVDLIRELNLHIGQETNTIRKPLTLQANMCCQGRKDGYLHGSWDIGINKSNVLHGVSGKGTEVNSGASWIKRLLEKNRHVIHLFNKMSRGDCRTWLDEFKVHGEENWEHTASPPTTADVDQPLSMAFMTNPSVLLIILICFLLHVF; from the exons ATGGCCTGGGCTGCAGTCTCCAAGTGCATTCGAACtttgacaccttttttttttttggtcccgCTGTGCTGTTCATGCGCATCTCTCACG TCCCTCCACTACACCCTGGGCACTTTGCCCTGGCACTTTAACAGCAGATCAGAACACCCGGGGCCTGCTCATCTGGATCCACACACTGTCCCTTTGTTTCGAGGCAGATTTCATGATGTAACCCTAAACAAGGCTGAGCCGGGAATCG ACGGTGCTTCTCTTTGCTACAGCTTCACTGTCGGCAGGTCAGAGTCTGGACAATGGAGTTCCGAAGTCATAGGCCAACTGAACAGAAAGACTATTCTTCTCTATAGCAATAACAAGTGCCATGTCTTTGGTGTTTGGGGGAACAGACCGAATCTCAGAAATATCTGTGAAACACAGGTTGAGGCTCTGAGAGATGCAGTTGACTTGATCAGAGAGCTGAACCTTCACATTGGGCAGGAAACTAATACAATCAGAA AGCCCCTCACTCTGCAGGCCAACATGTGCTGCCAGGGTAGAAAAGACGGATATCTCCATGGATCCTGGGACATTGGAATCAATAAAAGCAATGTGTTGCATGGTGTCTCTGGTAAGGGGACTGAAGTCAATTCTGGAGCCAGCTGGATAAAAAGGCTATTGGAGAAAAACAGGCATGTAATTCACTTATTTAACAAGATGTCACGAGGGGACTGCAGGACCTGGCTGGACGAGTTCAAGGTGCACGGGGAAGAAAATTGGGAGCACACAG CCTCGCCACCCACTACTGCAGATGTGGACCAGCCTTTGTCCATGGCATTCATGACCAACCCTTCTGTCCTGTTGATAATCCTCATCTGCTTCCTCCTGCATGTTTTCTGA